Proteins co-encoded in one Siniperca chuatsi isolate FFG_IHB_CAS linkage group LG11, ASM2008510v1, whole genome shotgun sequence genomic window:
- the wu:fc17b08 gene encoding ligand-dependent corepressor isoform X3, translated as MASQCKRQQCTIDRRGFRQELDSWRHKLIHCVGFESILEGLFSPELVEDLKLFKDFEPTAVSDWSFDENCLFCCLRRDKVKEHLIGLSIEGLEDTPKPLLVKDQTAISRLEKQAEEFLNAVLCRKDVPNFSDPHIPVVAREILQRMIRQFAAEYTSKTSAPQDSCSDSQPPPDQSLPTPPLLSGAPPSTSPAATLVGPAHSQNPVLSKLLMADQDAPLDLTIKKPLAVPSDQDGVLDLSIKKSRYSSSLPVRSPCLSPATSMLKGRSLRADGQVGLFMRSLQDGSRRENIGHSTCYKPSSSLAYSLHIKEEADLESDPESPLSHNHSSRPTDLFRNGSASWNSKTHCGALLKLKTNSEACERLKDIPRLLEAAGLLTKSLACEKGNLQEVCRDHSLSLSHSSSFDLKIPKVRVLATGTDPSWDSLSTENSGSLRENGMGKTLRSILPRQIQKKSSGGFSSSGSVKEYWPYDTDRQALGGNYPLDSESDLGNKQPRKKRGRYRQYNTELLEEAIVVVMGGKMSVSKAQTIYGIPHSTLEYKVKERLGTLKPPPKKKLKLMSQVEEQGVSRSPERKELQNPQHIVSEKRECI; from the exons ATGGCGAGTCAGTGTAAAAGGCAGCAATGCACAATCGACAGGCGCGGCTTTCGGCAGGAACTTGACTCGTGGCGACACAAACTTATTCACTGTGTAG GATTTGAGAGCATTCTCGAAGGTCTGTTTAGTCCAGAGCTGGTAGAAGACCTAAAATTATTTAAGG ACTTTGAACCTACAGCAGTATCTGACTGGTCATTTGATGAAAATTGTCTATTCTGCTGTTTGAGACGAGACAAAGTAAAG GAACACTTAATTGGCTTAAGCATCGAGGGGCTTGAAGATACACCCAAACCTCTCCTGGTTAAAGATCAGACCGCAATCAGCAGACTAGAGAAACAAGCTGAGGAATTTCTCAATGCGGTCCTCTGCAGAAAAG atGTGCCAAATTTCTCGGACCCACACATTCCAGTAGTGGCTCGAGAGATCCTTCAGAGAATGATCCGACAGTTTGCTGCCGAATATACCTCAAAAACCAGCGCCCCTCAGGACAGTTGTTCAGATTCCCAACCTCCCCCTGACCAAAGCCTCCCGACCCCACCCTTGCTCTCAGGGGCTCCACCTTCTACCAGCCCTGCTGCCACCCTGGTTGGGCCTGCACACAGTCAGAACCCCGTCCTCAGCAAGCTCCTCATGGCTGACCAGGATGCTCCTCTTGACCTCACCATCAAGAAGCCCCTGGCTGTGCCTAGTGATCAAG ATGGAGTTCTTGACTTGTCTATCAAAAAGAGTCGCTATAGCAGCAGCCTGCCTGTCCGTAGTCCCTGCCTTTCTCCAGCCACATCCATGCTCAAAGG GCGATCGTTGAGAGCGGACGGACAAGTCGGGCTGTTTATGAGGAGCCTACAGGATGGGAGTAGGAGGGAGAATATCGGCCACTCCACCTGTTATAAGCCTTCCTCATCTCTTGCATACTCGCTGCACATCAAAGAGGAGGCAGATCTGGAGAGCGACCCAGAGTCACCTCTCAGCCATAACCACAGCTCCAGACCCACTGACCTTTTCAGAAATGGATCTGCTTCATGGAACTCCAAAACTCATTGTGGGGCCCTCCTCAAACTCAAAACCAACTCTGAGGCTTGCGAGCGTCTTAAAGACATACCCAGGTTGTTAGAAGCTGCTGGACTTTTGACAAAGTCACTTGCCTGTGAGAAAGGAAACCTCCAGGAGGTCTGCAGAGACCACAGCCTCTCCCTTTCTCATTCATCATCTTTTGACCTCAAGATTCCCAAGGTGCGAGTTTTGGCCACAGGAACAGACCCGTCTTGGGATTCCCTCTCCACCGAGAATTCAGGTTCACTTCGTGAGAACGGTATGGGAAAAACGCTTCGTTCCATTCTACCCAGGCAGATCCAGAAAAAGAGCAGCGGAGGCTTTAGTAGCTCAGGTTCGGTGAAGGAATACTGGCCTTACGACACTGACCGCCAGGCCTTGGGGGGAAACTATCCTCTGGATTCAGAGTCAGACCTAGGTAACAAGCAGCCAAGGAAGAAACGCGGGCGATATCGACAGTACAACACTGAACTGCTCGAAGAGGCTATTGTAGTGGTGATGGGTGGGAAAATGAGTGTGTCTAAAGCCCAAACGATCTATGGCATTCCACACAGCACCCTGGAATACAAAGTTAAAGAGCGACTGGGGACCTTGAAACCTCCACCCAAAAAGAAACTGAAGCTGATGAGTCAGGTAGAGGAACAGGGTGTTTCACGATCCCCCGAAAGGAAAGAACTCCAAAACCCCCAACACATTGTTTCTGAGAAAAGAGAGTGCATCTGA
- the wu:fc17b08 gene encoding ligand-dependent corepressor isoform X4, whose protein sequence is MASQCKRQQCTIDRRGFRQELDSWRHKLIHCVDFEPTAVSDWSFDENCLFCCLRRDKVKEHLIGLSIEGLEDTPKPLLVKDQTAISRLEKQAEEFLNAVLCRKDVPNFSDPHIPVVAREILQRMIRQFAAEYTSKTSAPQDSCSDSQPPPDQSLPTPPLLSGAPPSTSPAATLVGPAHSQNPVLSKLLMADQDAPLDLTIKKPLAVPSDQDGVLDLSIKKSRYSSSLPVRSPCLSPATSMLKGRSLRADGQVGLFMRSLQDGSRRENIGHSTCYKPSSSLAYSLHIKEEADLESDPESPLSHNHSSRPTDLFRNGSASWNSKTHCGALLKLKTNSEACERLKDIPRLLEAAGLLTKSLACEKGNLQEVCRDHSLSLSHSSSFDLKIPKVRVLATGTDPSWDSLSTENSGSLRENGMGKTLRSILPRQIQKKSSGGFSSSGSVKEYWPYDTDRQALGGNYPLDSESDLGNKQPRKKRGRYRQYNTELLEEAIVVVMGGKMSVSKAQTIYGIPHSTLEYKVKERLGTLKPPPKKKLKLMSQVEEQGVSRSPERKELQNPQHIVSEKRECI, encoded by the exons ATGGCGAGTCAGTGTAAAAGGCAGCAATGCACAATCGACAGGCGCGGCTTTCGGCAGGAACTTGACTCGTGGCGACACAAACTTATTCACTGTGTAG ACTTTGAACCTACAGCAGTATCTGACTGGTCATTTGATGAAAATTGTCTATTCTGCTGTTTGAGACGAGACAAAGTAAAG GAACACTTAATTGGCTTAAGCATCGAGGGGCTTGAAGATACACCCAAACCTCTCCTGGTTAAAGATCAGACCGCAATCAGCAGACTAGAGAAACAAGCTGAGGAATTTCTCAATGCGGTCCTCTGCAGAAAAG atGTGCCAAATTTCTCGGACCCACACATTCCAGTAGTGGCTCGAGAGATCCTTCAGAGAATGATCCGACAGTTTGCTGCCGAATATACCTCAAAAACCAGCGCCCCTCAGGACAGTTGTTCAGATTCCCAACCTCCCCCTGACCAAAGCCTCCCGACCCCACCCTTGCTCTCAGGGGCTCCACCTTCTACCAGCCCTGCTGCCACCCTGGTTGGGCCTGCACACAGTCAGAACCCCGTCCTCAGCAAGCTCCTCATGGCTGACCAGGATGCTCCTCTTGACCTCACCATCAAGAAGCCCCTGGCTGTGCCTAGTGATCAAG ATGGAGTTCTTGACTTGTCTATCAAAAAGAGTCGCTATAGCAGCAGCCTGCCTGTCCGTAGTCCCTGCCTTTCTCCAGCCACATCCATGCTCAAAGG GCGATCGTTGAGAGCGGACGGACAAGTCGGGCTGTTTATGAGGAGCCTACAGGATGGGAGTAGGAGGGAGAATATCGGCCACTCCACCTGTTATAAGCCTTCCTCATCTCTTGCATACTCGCTGCACATCAAAGAGGAGGCAGATCTGGAGAGCGACCCAGAGTCACCTCTCAGCCATAACCACAGCTCCAGACCCACTGACCTTTTCAGAAATGGATCTGCTTCATGGAACTCCAAAACTCATTGTGGGGCCCTCCTCAAACTCAAAACCAACTCTGAGGCTTGCGAGCGTCTTAAAGACATACCCAGGTTGTTAGAAGCTGCTGGACTTTTGACAAAGTCACTTGCCTGTGAGAAAGGAAACCTCCAGGAGGTCTGCAGAGACCACAGCCTCTCCCTTTCTCATTCATCATCTTTTGACCTCAAGATTCCCAAGGTGCGAGTTTTGGCCACAGGAACAGACCCGTCTTGGGATTCCCTCTCCACCGAGAATTCAGGTTCACTTCGTGAGAACGGTATGGGAAAAACGCTTCGTTCCATTCTACCCAGGCAGATCCAGAAAAAGAGCAGCGGAGGCTTTAGTAGCTCAGGTTCGGTGAAGGAATACTGGCCTTACGACACTGACCGCCAGGCCTTGGGGGGAAACTATCCTCTGGATTCAGAGTCAGACCTAGGTAACAAGCAGCCAAGGAAGAAACGCGGGCGATATCGACAGTACAACACTGAACTGCTCGAAGAGGCTATTGTAGTGGTGATGGGTGGGAAAATGAGTGTGTCTAAAGCCCAAACGATCTATGGCATTCCACACAGCACCCTGGAATACAAAGTTAAAGAGCGACTGGGGACCTTGAAACCTCCACCCAAAAAGAAACTGAAGCTGATGAGTCAGGTAGAGGAACAGGGTGTTTCACGATCCCCCGAAAGGAAAGAACTCCAAAACCCCCAACACATTGTTTCTGAGAAAAGAGAGTGCATCTGA
- the ankrd2 gene encoding ankyrin repeat domain-containing protein 2 isoform X2, which yields MQTQMAEVVQWAANVMDKTGIEKKAQAEERVRRISSDLRCEILDLSAGENITELCKRKKKIKKTYSPRASVETPVIGPEDTAEFMNAASQGKLNGINKYLADGGNPNVHDELKRTALHRASLEGHTAVVQMLLEKGADINFKDQLGSRAIHWACRGGSLGVVKALKSHGADLNIRDKLYSTPLHVATRTGHTAIVEYLLSCGAKINSRDREGDTALHDAVRLNRYKIVKLLIVAGADTKIKNHEGVTAVQQVKQWQFDIMETLQRLEKLREVGLVPPENTLREE from the exons ATGCAAACACAGATGGCAGAGGTTGTGCAGTGGGCAGCCAATGTGATGGATAAAACAGGAATAGAGAAGAAAGCTCAG gcagaggagagagtgaggaggaTCTCCTCAGACCTACGCTGTGAGATTCTGGACCTGAGCGCAGGAGAGAATATCACAGAGCTgtgcaaaaggaaaaagaagatcAAGAAGACATACTCACCCAGAGCATCTGTGGAAACCCCTGTA ATAGGGCCTGAGGATACTGCAGAATTCATGAATGCAGCCAGTCAAGGCAAACTGAATGGGATAAACAAGTATCTGGCTGATGGCGGGAACCCTAATGTCCATGATGAG CTGAAGAGGACAGCGCTACACCGCGCCTCTCTGGAAGGACACACTGCGGTTGTCCAAATGCTTTTAGAAAAGGGAGCCGATATCAACTTTAAAGATCAA CTGGGCTCCAGGGCCATACACTGGGCCTGCAGAGGGGGAAGCCTGGGAGTTGTCAAAGCCCTGAAGAGCCACGGGGCTGACCTGAACATAAGAGATAAG TTGTACAGCACTCCTTTGCATGTGGCCACGAGAACAGGCCACACTGCCATTGTGGAGTACCTGCTGTCCTGTGGTGCTAAAATCAACTCCAGGGACAGG GAAGGGGACACAGCCCTGCATGATGCTGTGCGTCTCAACAGATACAAGATAGTGAAGCTGCTCATAGTTGCAGGGGctgacacaaaaataaaaaatcat GAGGGAGTGACAGCTGTGCAGCAGGTAAAACAATGGCAGTTTGACATCATGGAGACCCTGCAGAGACTGGAGAAGCTGAGGGAAGTGGGACTGGTGCCGCCTGAAAACACTTTGAGAGAGGAGTGA
- the morn4 gene encoding MORN repeat-containing protein 4 produces MTLTRGSFTYASGEEYHGEWKEGRRHGVGQLKFQDGTCYTGQFENGLFHGSGVLLFTDGSRYEGEFAHGKFQGTGVFSRYDGMKFEGEFKDGRVEGYGLLTFPDGAHGVPRNEGLFQNHKLQKREKCPGVVQHAQASASNARSLAL; encoded by the exons ATGACTCTGACCAGAGGATCTTTCACCTATGCCAGTGGGGAAGAGTACCATGGCGAGTGGAAAGAAG GTCGGAGGCATGGTGTTGGCCAGCTCAAGTTTCAGGATGGAACCTGCTACACTGGCCAGTTTGAAAATGGACTCTTCCATGGCTCTGGTGTACTGCTCTTTACAGATGGATCCAG GTACGAAGGGGAATTTGCACATGGAAAGTTTCAAGGCACAGGAGTCTTCAGTCGATACGATGGCATGAAATTTGAAGGAGAATTCAAAGATGGACGTGTTGAAGGATATG GGCTATTGACCTTCCCAGATGGAGCTCATGGTGTCCCACGGAACGAGGGCTTGTTTCAAAACCACAAGctgcagaagagagagaagtgtCCAGGAGTGGTGCAGCATGCGCAGGCTTCAGCCTCCAATGCTCGCAGTCTGGCACTTTGA
- the ankrd2 gene encoding ankyrin repeat domain-containing protein 2 isoform X1 has protein sequence MQTQMAEVVQWAANVMDKTGIEKKAQAEERVRRISSDLRCEILDLSAGENITELCKRKKKIKKTYSPRASVETPVVSHNFQKPYLHVHRDIKIESLSHSCRSVFPCVCMCVFLCEQIGPEDTAEFMNAASQGKLNGINKYLADGGNPNVHDELKRTALHRASLEGHTAVVQMLLEKGADINFKDQLGSRAIHWACRGGSLGVVKALKSHGADLNIRDKLYSTPLHVATRTGHTAIVEYLLSCGAKINSRDREGDTALHDAVRLNRYKIVKLLIVAGADTKIKNHEGVTAVQQVKQWQFDIMETLQRLEKLREVGLVPPENTLREE, from the exons ATGCAAACACAGATGGCAGAGGTTGTGCAGTGGGCAGCCAATGTGATGGATAAAACAGGAATAGAGAAGAAAGCTCAG gcagaggagagagtgaggaggaTCTCCTCAGACCTACGCTGTGAGATTCTGGACCTGAGCGCAGGAGAGAATATCACAGAGCTgtgcaaaaggaaaaagaagatcAAGAAGACATACTCACCCAGAGCATCTGTGGAAACCCCTGTAGTGAGCCACAATTTTCAGAAACCTTATCTTCATGTGCACAGAGATATAAAAATTGAATCTCTTTCTCACTCCTGTCGCTCTGTGTTtccatgtgtatgtatgtgtgtgtttctgtgtgaacagATAGGGCCTGAGGATACTGCAGAATTCATGAATGCAGCCAGTCAAGGCAAACTGAATGGGATAAACAAGTATCTGGCTGATGGCGGGAACCCTAATGTCCATGATGAG CTGAAGAGGACAGCGCTACACCGCGCCTCTCTGGAAGGACACACTGCGGTTGTCCAAATGCTTTTAGAAAAGGGAGCCGATATCAACTTTAAAGATCAA CTGGGCTCCAGGGCCATACACTGGGCCTGCAGAGGGGGAAGCCTGGGAGTTGTCAAAGCCCTGAAGAGCCACGGGGCTGACCTGAACATAAGAGATAAG TTGTACAGCACTCCTTTGCATGTGGCCACGAGAACAGGCCACACTGCCATTGTGGAGTACCTGCTGTCCTGTGGTGCTAAAATCAACTCCAGGGACAGG GAAGGGGACACAGCCCTGCATGATGCTGTGCGTCTCAACAGATACAAGATAGTGAAGCTGCTCATAGTTGCAGGGGctgacacaaaaataaaaaatcat GAGGGAGTGACAGCTGTGCAGCAGGTAAAACAATGGCAGTTTGACATCATGGAGACCCTGCAGAGACTGGAGAAGCTGAGGGAAGTGGGACTGGTGCCGCCTGAAAACACTTTGAGAGAGGAGTGA